The following proteins are co-located in the Shouchella hunanensis genome:
- a CDS encoding 3-hydroxybutyrate dehydrogenase — translation MKNSEQVVVITGAASGIGFQLAQSFASNGAKVVLADRDETRVKQAAAQLVAKGYTAHPIVVDVTKEEDIKQMIQFTVTQCGRLDVLVNNAGMQHIAPLEQYDTERYRLLLSIMLVGPFMAIKHAMPIMKKQGYGRIINMSSINGIIGFAGKAAYNSAKHGIIGLSKVAALESAECNITVNCIAPGYIDTPLVRAQLKDLAFTRKVDEKRVLEDVIYPLVPQKRLITVEEVASMAIYLCSEAAKGITGQTLVIDGGYTVQ, via the coding sequence ATGAAGAATAGCGAACAAGTTGTGGTAATTACAGGGGCAGCCAGTGGTATTGGCTTTCAACTTGCTCAAAGTTTTGCATCAAACGGAGCAAAAGTCGTGTTAGCAGATCGTGACGAGACACGCGTCAAACAAGCAGCAGCTCAATTGGTTGCTAAGGGTTATACAGCCCACCCTATTGTTGTCGATGTGACAAAAGAGGAAGATATTAAGCAAATGATTCAATTTACTGTAACACAATGCGGACGTTTAGATGTCTTGGTTAATAATGCAGGGATGCAGCATATTGCTCCTCTTGAACAATATGATACAGAACGTTATCGACTTCTCCTTTCAATTATGCTAGTGGGCCCATTTATGGCCATAAAGCATGCCATGCCTATAATGAAGAAACAAGGGTACGGACGAATTATTAACATGTCCTCTATTAATGGGATAATCGGCTTTGCCGGAAAAGCGGCTTACAATAGTGCTAAACATGGTATTATTGGCTTGTCTAAAGTAGCTGCCCTTGAATCTGCAGAGTGTAACATTACTGTTAACTGTATTGCTCCTGGTTACATAGATACGCCACTCGTACGAGCTCAATTAAAGGATCTAGCCTTTACTCGTAAAGTTGATGAAAAAAGAGTATTAGAAGACGTTATTTATCCACTTGTTCCGCAGAAACGGTTAATCACAGTTGAGGAAGTTGCAAGTATGGCGATTTATCTATGCTCCGAAGCAGCAAAAGGGATAACTGGTCAAACATTGGTTATTGATGGCGGCTACACAGTTCAATAA
- a CDS encoding sigma-54 interaction domain-containing protein has product MDRQQLATLLECGSDHEWTAVFVVRNDISLIASNTVAEKLLVLNDYRASNHSSFEKEWIPHICAAIKQMGDSVNVQKETISIKGVESILYFLSITKNVTASNEKAQERNLLNMIEHTYDGLVMVDKDGYVQVFSQAYADFIEINQAESIGKHVTEVIPNTRMHIVAKSGVEETAQLQKVGNNYIIVTRTPMYQDEKLVGAVGKLLFKNIGQFTALFRRLNALEKEVRKYKGEFRDRNKASYSFQHLIGESRAFVDVIEEAKKAARGQATILLLGESGTGKELFAHSIHQASSRSMGVFVKVNCAAIPNDLLEAELFGYEEGSFTGAKKGGKLGKFEMADGGTIFLDEIGELPLHMQVKLLRVLQEREVERVGGLTTKSVDVRVVAATNQSLQTLVEKGEFRLDLYYRLNVIELKIPALRDRKADIEPLVHFLLAKYEAILGVTSKGVDSQTMHLLTNYQFPGNIRELENIVERALTLMNPGDWFTPTYLPKELKRKQGHCADIRPLATQLEHAEKEAIVQSLKNAKGNKSEAAKQLGIGRTTLYEKLAKHQLP; this is encoded by the coding sequence ATGGATCGTCAACAATTAGCCACTTTATTAGAATGCGGTAGCGACCATGAATGGACAGCTGTTTTTGTAGTCCGTAATGACATTTCGCTGATCGCTTCTAACACTGTTGCTGAAAAACTATTAGTATTGAATGACTACCGAGCAAGTAACCACTCTTCTTTTGAAAAAGAATGGATTCCTCATATATGTGCAGCAATTAAACAGATGGGGGATAGTGTAAATGTTCAAAAAGAAACGATATCTATAAAAGGAGTAGAAAGTATACTCTATTTTTTAAGCATCACAAAGAATGTAACCGCTTCAAATGAAAAGGCTCAAGAGCGCAACCTTCTTAATATGATTGAACATACATACGATGGGTTGGTAATGGTTGATAAAGATGGCTATGTTCAAGTATTTTCACAAGCATATGCTGATTTTATTGAGATCAATCAGGCTGAGTCCATTGGAAAACATGTTACAGAGGTAATTCCAAATACTCGTATGCACATAGTGGCAAAGTCAGGAGTAGAAGAGACCGCTCAACTACAAAAGGTGGGAAACAATTATATCATCGTTACTCGAACACCCATGTATCAGGACGAAAAGCTTGTTGGGGCAGTTGGAAAGTTATTATTTAAAAACATTGGACAATTTACAGCGCTTTTTCGTCGATTAAACGCATTAGAGAAAGAGGTCCGTAAATACAAAGGTGAATTCCGAGATCGAAATAAAGCATCTTATTCTTTTCAACACTTAATTGGAGAAAGTAGAGCATTCGTAGATGTAATAGAAGAGGCGAAGAAGGCCGCAAGAGGACAGGCAACTATTCTTTTACTAGGAGAAAGCGGTACAGGAAAAGAGCTTTTTGCCCACTCTATACATCAGGCAAGTTCTAGATCTATGGGGGTTTTTGTAAAAGTAAATTGCGCTGCTATTCCGAACGACTTACTTGAAGCTGAGTTATTTGGCTATGAAGAGGGCTCATTTACAGGAGCGAAAAAAGGCGGCAAGCTCGGAAAGTTTGAAATGGCGGACGGTGGGACTATTTTTCTTGATGAAATTGGCGAGCTTCCACTACATATGCAAGTCAAACTTCTTCGTGTTCTTCAGGAAAGAGAAGTAGAACGTGTAGGTGGTCTAACGACGAAATCAGTTGATGTACGGGTCGTCGCTGCTACAAACCAATCACTTCAAACACTTGTAGAAAAAGGAGAGTTTCGCCTTGATTTGTATTATCGTCTCAATGTAATTGAACTTAAAATACCTGCTTTGCGTGACCGCAAGGCAGATATTGAACCCCTTGTTCATTTTCTATTAGCGAAATATGAGGCGATATTGGGGGTGACTAGTAAAGGAGTTGATTCTCAAACGATGCATTTGTTGACAAACTACCAGTTTCCTGGGAATATTCGCGAGTTAGAAAATATCGTGGAACGCGCTTTAACTTTAATGAACCCTGGGGATTGGTTTACACCAACTTACCTCCCAAAAGAATTGAAACGAAAGCAGGGGCATTGTGCGGACATTCGACCTTTAGCAACTCAGTTAGAACATGCGGAAAAAGAAGCAATTGTACAAAGCTTAAAGAATGCAAAAGGCAATAAGTCTGAAGCAGCTAAACAACTTGGCATTGGCCGGACGACCCTCTATGAAAAGCTTGCTAAACACCAGTTGCCATAA
- a CDS encoding methyl-accepting chemotaxis protein, with the protein MNHTNDTIMTTLLNNLAIIQFDTNRKVLFSNQLFADTMGYTVNTMIGRAHHEFCFTDFAQSQAYNDFWESLLNGKSFQDKILRRHANGEGLWLEATYMPLIENGEVRSVMKFATDITTRQQGIEHFAEKLGKNTETMNDNAERMIASNELILDDMQETVALLTNMGKTLQTLEEKANVINKISSMIEEFAVQTNVLSFNAAIEAAHAKEYGRGFNVIADEIRKLSKQIDHSIQDIRMNLFNTTKEIKSISKGTMGIIERSTKNQNKLENSLSDYRSLLVEIEDINRGTKDLMKVI; encoded by the coding sequence ATGAATCATACAAACGATACGATAATGACTACCCTACTAAACAACCTAGCCATCATTCAATTTGATACCAATCGAAAAGTATTGTTTTCAAACCAATTATTCGCCGATACAATGGGTTATACAGTGAATACCATGATAGGAAGAGCACATCATGAGTTCTGCTTTACAGACTTTGCACAAAGTCAGGCTTACAACGATTTTTGGGAGAGCCTATTAAACGGAAAAAGCTTTCAAGATAAAATTTTAAGGCGGCATGCTAATGGAGAAGGCCTATGGTTAGAAGCAACATACATGCCCTTAATCGAAAATGGAGAGGTTCGAAGTGTGATGAAATTTGCAACAGACATCACTACCCGACAACAAGGCATTGAGCACTTCGCTGAAAAGTTAGGAAAAAATACAGAAACAATGAATGATAATGCAGAAAGAATGATTGCAAGCAATGAGCTCATTCTCGATGACATGCAAGAAACAGTCGCTCTTTTAACAAATATGGGTAAGACTTTGCAGACATTAGAAGAAAAAGCAAACGTTATTAATAAGATTTCATCTATGATTGAAGAATTTGCGGTTCAAACGAATGTACTTTCTTTTAATGCAGCGATTGAAGCGGCTCATGCTAAAGAATACGGTAGAGGCTTTAACGTTATTGCTGATGAAATTCGTAAACTATCAAAGCAAATCGATCATTCCATTCAGGATATTCGGATGAATTTGTTTAACACAACAAAAGAAATAAAAAGTATTTCTAAAGGGACGATGGGAATTATAGAGCGTTCGACAAAAAACCAAAATAAGTTGGAAAACTCGCTTTCTGATTATCGTAGCTTGCTAGTTGAAATTGAAGACATCAATCGTGGAACAAAAGATCTGATGAAAGTAATATAG
- a CDS encoding ABC transporter permease: MVSIKTRKPRLHKRLLRNWQLYLLLAPTLFYFLVFKYYPMYGLQIAFKDYLPSLGIWGSEWVGWDHFVRFFQSYQFWEIIENTLVLSLYELAVGFPLPIILALMLNMLISTKYRRFIQTIVYAPHFISVVVLVGILFVFLSPSSGLINHFIVLFGGEPINFMASPEWFKTLYVFSGVWQGTGFAAIIYLAALAGVDPSLHEAAVMDGASKLKRVLHIDIPAIMPVSIIMLILALGNLMNLGFEKALLMQTPLNKESSNIIATYVYEVGIQQAQYSFGTAVGLFNSVINLILLVTVNQIARKVSENSLW, from the coding sequence ATTGTGTCTATTAAGACTAGAAAACCGCGGTTACATAAACGATTGCTTCGGAATTGGCAACTTTACTTATTGCTTGCACCAACGCTGTTCTATTTCTTAGTATTCAAATATTATCCAATGTACGGGTTGCAAATTGCATTCAAAGATTATTTACCGAGCTTAGGGATATGGGGTAGCGAATGGGTAGGGTGGGATCATTTTGTTCGATTTTTTCAATCTTATCAATTTTGGGAAATTATAGAGAACACTCTCGTGCTGAGTTTGTATGAATTAGCAGTTGGCTTTCCGTTGCCTATCATTCTCGCTCTAATGTTAAACATGCTCATTAGTACAAAGTACCGTCGTTTTATTCAAACCATTGTGTATGCTCCTCATTTCATTTCTGTTGTCGTACTAGTCGGGATTCTATTTGTTTTTTTGTCACCTTCAAGTGGATTGATTAATCACTTCATCGTTCTTTTTGGTGGAGAACCGATCAATTTCATGGCTAGCCCAGAATGGTTTAAAACGCTTTATGTTTTTTCAGGAGTATGGCAAGGAACGGGGTTTGCAGCCATTATTTATCTTGCTGCACTTGCAGGTGTTGACCCGTCGCTACATGAAGCAGCTGTCATGGATGGTGCAAGTAAGCTCAAGCGTGTGTTGCACATCGACATACCTGCCATAATGCCTGTATCCATTATTATGCTCATTCTAGCTCTTGGAAATTTAATGAATCTCGGCTTTGAAAAAGCGCTATTAATGCAAACGCCTTTAAATAAAGAATCATCGAATATTATTGCTACCTACGTTTATGAAGTAGGTATCCAACAAGCCCAATACAGCTTTGGTACGGCGGTTGGTTTGTTTAATTCCGTCATTAATTTAATTTTACTTGTTACGGTAAATCAAATTGCACGCAAAGTGTCAGAAAATAGCCTGTGGTAG
- a CDS encoding LacI family DNA-binding transcriptional regulator translates to MKPKISDVAHAAGVSPTTVSRVLNNRGYISEDTKKKVYKAMDALNYLPNDLARSLYNKRSNIIGVIVPTTSNPFYGELAAKIEHHCAEKGLKVLLCNSLFNVEKERNYWEMLRRNQVDGVIVCTYNRGLIDYDDHHLPIVAFDHYLSKRIPVISSNNYEGGVLATTHLLKSGCKKIIHINGPLDLETPANLRRKAYEDVMKEQDLPVLTYEIKPVLKQEATAKAVATVFDEQQDIDGIFASDDSIALAVIREARERGITVPDSLKVVGYDGSEFVREIAPELTTIQQPINKMAETAINHLLLQIEGTTQVPNQELVHHVLLRKGTSA, encoded by the coding sequence ATGAAACCAAAAATAAGTGACGTAGCACATGCAGCAGGTGTGTCACCTACAACTGTTTCTCGTGTGCTAAATAATCGCGGCTATATTAGTGAGGATACAAAGAAAAAAGTATATAAAGCAATGGATGCATTAAACTACTTGCCGAATGATCTTGCTCGTTCCCTTTATAACAAACGATCTAACATCATAGGAGTGATTGTGCCAACAACTAGCAATCCTTTTTATGGTGAGTTAGCCGCTAAAATTGAACACCATTGTGCAGAAAAAGGATTAAAGGTTTTACTATGCAATAGCTTATTTAATGTAGAAAAAGAGCGGAATTATTGGGAGATGCTCCGACGCAACCAAGTAGATGGCGTTATCGTCTGCACTTATAATCGCGGTTTAATTGATTACGATGATCACCATTTGCCAATAGTTGCGTTTGATCATTATTTATCGAAACGAATTCCTGTTATCAGTTCTAATAACTATGAAGGTGGCGTACTTGCAACAACTCATTTATTAAAGAGTGGCTGTAAAAAAATTATCCATATTAATGGTCCATTAGACCTCGAAACACCAGCGAACCTTCGGAGAAAAGCCTATGAAGATGTGATGAAGGAACAAGACTTGCCAGTGTTAACCTATGAAATTAAACCGGTATTAAAACAAGAAGCGACAGCAAAAGCAGTTGCGACTGTGTTTGATGAGCAACAAGACATTGACGGTATATTTGCAAGCGACGATAGTATTGCCTTAGCTGTTATTCGTGAAGCACGAGAAAGAGGGATAACTGTACCAGATAGCCTGAAAGTAGTCGGATACGATGGTAGTGAATTTGTAAGAGAAATTGCACCAGAATTAACAACCATTCAGCAACCAATAAACAAAATGGCAGAAACAGCAATTAATCATTTGCTACTTCAAATCGAAGGTACTACTCAAGTGCCTAACCAAGAACTTGTACATCATGTGTTATTACGAAAAGGAACGAGTGCATAG
- a CDS encoding class I SAM-dependent methyltransferase has protein sequence MTKWNSTLYDDKHKFVSQFGKDLISILDPQEGEHILDVGCGTGDLANELSKAGAIVTGFDSSAAMIETAKRKYPHICFQLQDGEEDRYLSQFHAVFSNAAIHWMKNQRQVVQNCYNALLPKGRFIAELGGANNVESILLALEEASKTLSIPYEKSLLPWVFPTKEEMTAHLTEAGFHVWKMSHFYRPTRLSGEEGIYNWLNMFSTSFFKHLTSEERNRLFRECERLLRSKLYKENGWVADYWRLRFVAQKLT, from the coding sequence ATGACAAAATGGAATTCCACTCTCTATGATGATAAACATAAGTTTGTAAGTCAATTTGGTAAGGACTTGATTTCTATTCTCGACCCACAAGAAGGAGAACATATCCTGGACGTTGGTTGTGGAACGGGTGATTTGGCTAACGAGCTCTCAAAAGCAGGTGCAATCGTTACAGGTTTTGACTCCTCTGCAGCTATGATTGAAACCGCAAAACGTAAGTATCCTCATATTTGCTTCCAGTTACAAGATGGTGAGGAAGATCGATACCTGTCACAGTTTCATGCTGTGTTTTCAAATGCAGCAATCCATTGGATGAAAAATCAGCGACAAGTGGTACAAAATTGTTATAATGCCCTGCTTCCAAAAGGACGTTTTATTGCTGAACTTGGTGGGGCTAACAATGTTGAATCCATTCTCTTAGCCTTAGAAGAGGCGTCTAAAACGCTCTCAATTCCTTACGAAAAATCCTTACTTCCTTGGGTGTTTCCTACAAAAGAAGAAATGACTGCCCATCTTACTGAGGCTGGCTTTCATGTATGGAAGATGTCGCATTTCTATCGCCCCACACGGTTATCCGGAGAGGAAGGAATTTATAACTGGCTGAATATGTTTAGTACAAGCTTCTTCAAGCATCTTACTAGTGAAGAAAGAAATAGACTCTTTCGTGAATGTGAACGTCTTTTGCGTTCTAAATTGTATAAAGAGAATGGCTGGGTAGCAGATTATTGGCGTTTACGTTTCGTTGCACAGAAACTTACTTAA
- a CDS encoding GntP family permease has translation MFIDIVAILLSLGLLIFLAYRGYPVIIIAPLVTLLAVVLSGGALLPSYTETYMTNAANYIKTFFPIFLLGAVFGKIMDMTGAAASIAHCIVRSFGQKRAILAVVFACAALTYGGVSLFVVAFAVYPFAAAIFKEAAIPKRLIPASIALGAFTFTMDSMPGTPQIQNIIPTSYFGTDAYAAPLVGLTCTLLILSIGMWWLERQRKKALAQGEGYGSHHKNEPEPIDEKTLPSFWLSIVPLLLVIIFNFIFSRTPLSVRNWYDPSMLENTYGIGDVGTVVSNWSLIIALTIGILAAMLINMKKIRLTLAQGLTTAATGALLAIFNTASEVGFGNVVSKLPGFSAISEWVFRASDNPILSETIAVNVLAGITGSASGGLSIALELMGSYYLQVADTMGISPELLHRFASMASGGMDTLPHNGAVITLLAITGLTHRQSYKDIFVLTIFKTAIVFLLAITVSLFI, from the coding sequence ATGTTTATTGATATTGTCGCCATTTTACTTTCACTTGGTCTACTCATTTTTTTAGCGTATAGAGGATACCCTGTTATTATTATTGCGCCGCTTGTTACATTGTTAGCCGTTGTATTATCAGGAGGGGCATTATTACCAAGCTACACAGAAACATATATGACGAATGCCGCAAATTACATCAAAACTTTTTTTCCGATTTTCTTATTAGGGGCTGTTTTCGGAAAAATTATGGATATGACGGGGGCGGCAGCTTCGATTGCTCATTGCATTGTTCGATCTTTCGGTCAAAAAAGGGCGATTCTTGCAGTTGTTTTTGCATGCGCAGCATTGACTTATGGAGGAGTTTCGCTCTTTGTTGTGGCTTTTGCCGTTTACCCATTTGCCGCTGCAATATTTAAAGAAGCTGCTATTCCAAAACGCTTAATACCTGCCTCCATTGCTCTAGGAGCATTTACGTTTACAATGGACTCTATGCCTGGAACACCACAAATCCAAAATATTATCCCGACAAGCTATTTTGGAACAGATGCATATGCAGCACCTCTCGTTGGCTTAACATGCACCTTACTGATTTTAAGCATTGGTATGTGGTGGTTAGAACGTCAACGCAAGAAAGCCCTTGCTCAAGGGGAAGGCTATGGCAGTCATCATAAAAATGAACCAGAACCAATTGATGAAAAAACACTACCTTCATTTTGGTTATCAATCGTACCGCTTCTACTTGTCATTATTTTTAACTTTATTTTTAGTCGAACACCTTTATCTGTTCGTAATTGGTATGATCCTTCCATGTTAGAGAATACATATGGCATTGGTGACGTCGGAACAGTTGTTTCTAACTGGTCATTGATCATTGCACTTACTATAGGTATCTTAGCAGCCATGCTAATTAATATGAAAAAAATACGTTTGACTTTAGCTCAAGGACTAACAACGGCAGCGACTGGTGCGTTGTTAGCTATCTTTAATACAGCGTCGGAAGTTGGATTTGGGAATGTTGTTAGTAAGCTTCCTGGATTTAGTGCCATTTCAGAATGGGTATTTCGAGCAAGCGATAATCCCATACTTTCAGAAACAATTGCAGTTAACGTACTTGCTGGTATTACAGGGTCAGCTTCTGGAGGATTGTCGATTGCACTTGAATTAATGGGTTCTTACTATTTGCAAGTAGCGGATACAATGGGAATAAGTCCAGAGTTGTTGCACCGATTTGCCTCCATGGCTTCAGGAGGCATGGATACATTGCCGCATAACGGAGCCGTTATTACACTGCTTGCCATTACAGGACTAACGCACCGGCAATCTTATAAAGATATTTTCGTGCTTACCATTTTTAAAACAGCTATTGTCTTTTTATTAGCGATCACTGTGTCTCTATTCATTTAA